The Achromobacter deleyi genome has a window encoding:
- the cyaY gene encoding iron donor protein CyaY: MTETEFLALIDQVLDSIESQADDWAASLDVDVETSRSGNVLTMVFEDNTHVVVNSQAVMQELWVAARSGGFHYRYDGQHWNDTRGGPQLPDALSQICSAAAGVPVTIRL, encoded by the coding sequence ATGACCGAAACCGAATTTCTTGCGTTGATCGACCAGGTGCTGGACAGCATCGAAAGCCAGGCCGATGACTGGGCGGCTTCGCTCGATGTCGACGTCGAAACCAGCCGCAGCGGCAATGTGCTGACCATGGTCTTCGAAGACAACACGCACGTCGTGGTGAACAGCCAGGCTGTCATGCAGGAGCTGTGGGTCGCCGCGCGCAGCGGGGGCTTTCACTACCGTTACGATGGCCAGCACTGGAACGATACCCGCGGCGGTCCGCAGTTGCCGGACGCCCTGTCCCAGATATGCTCCGCCGCGGCCGGCGTCCCCGTGACGATACGGCTGTAA
- a CDS encoding shikimate kinase, with the protein MECTGKTVSLPHDLPVFLVGMMGAGKTTIGRSLARALGREFMDLDHELEARCGVRVPVIFEIEGESGFRRRESAALEECTQRRNIILATGGGAILAAENRQLLHERGIVVYLRASVDELFRRTCRDRNRPLLATADPRGTLRDLMTRREPLYKEVADLVVETGSMPIHTLVKALLPQLQAFEKRI; encoded by the coding sequence ATGGAGTGCACAGGCAAGACCGTGTCGTTGCCGCACGACCTGCCCGTATTTTTGGTCGGGATGATGGGTGCGGGCAAGACGACCATAGGCCGTAGCCTGGCGCGGGCACTGGGGCGCGAGTTTATGGATCTGGATCATGAGCTCGAGGCGCGTTGCGGCGTACGGGTGCCGGTAATCTTCGAAATCGAGGGCGAATCCGGTTTTCGTCGCCGAGAGTCCGCCGCCTTGGAAGAGTGTACCCAACGGCGCAACATTATTCTTGCCACCGGCGGCGGCGCGATCCTGGCGGCCGAAAACCGGCAACTGCTGCACGAACGCGGCATCGTGGTCTATTTGAGGGCCAGTGTGGACGAATTGTTCCGCCGGACCTGCCGCGATCGCAATCGCCCCTTGCTGGCCACCGCCGATCCCCGTGGCACGCTGCGGGACCTGATGACCCGGCGGGAGCCGCTCTACAAGGAAGTGGCCGATCTGGTGGTGGAAACGGGGTCAATGCCGATCCACACCCTGGTCAAGGCCCTACTGCCGCAATTACAAGCCTTTGAGAAGCGCATATGA
- a CDS encoding penicillin-binding protein 1A yields the protein MSKPQNSSKKDKPANSGSPILRFFVKTGILFAGLFLCGVLLAGMALALAWPNLPDLNAMTDYRPRVPLRVYTADRVLIGEFGEERRNVLRFNEIPDVMKSAVLAAEDDRFYQHGGIDWMGVARAGLTNLISMSKTQGASTITMQVARNFYLSSEKTYSRKFYELLLTFKIESELTKDQILELYMNQIYLGHRAYGFAAASRTYFGKPLSEVTPAEAAMLAGIPKAPSRFNPIANRPRAELRQRYVLGRMQSLGYLTEPEYKQAMAQQIVMKSAEGTPAGGYSIHGEYVSELARQLLFNVYQDNVYSRGINIYTTVQSKDQEAAYRAVREGVLEYTRRAPYPGPEEQLDLPPGTENNPAALDEFLDGVFDKFTDSGDLLTALVLSASPTEVKLARSSREIITVTDKKVLGVVARALNDKAKPEQRIKRGSVVYIRKFGDNWEIINLPSVQAAFVALSPQDGAIRAMVGGFDFYRGNFNRVTQAWRQPGSNIKPFIYAASLERGLTPATQISDQPFELTAAQTGSKAWNPKNYGNQYEPMLTLRQGLYKSKNMVSIRILQAIGPQYAQDYLTRFGFDKARQPAVLPLALGAGSVTPLQLAGAFSVFANGGYRVTPYLIDRVTDSNGKVIMQSKPVLAGDAAARAIDPRTAWVMDDILRGVATYGTAARARALLKRNDIAGKTGTTNESVDAWFSGYTPTLVATSWLGFDQPKSLGSRETGGGVAMPIWVDYMQEVLKGVPEEKPRARPEGLIVENGEFYFSEFPPGQAVARLGLAEADTLGEFLNGLNGSTGEDTRIKVAPGVGTQNNAPWSQKIPF from the coding sequence ATGAGCAAGCCCCAGAATTCCTCCAAGAAAGACAAGCCCGCCAACAGTGGCTCCCCGATCCTGCGATTCTTCGTAAAAACCGGCATCCTCTTCGCCGGCCTGTTCCTGTGCGGCGTGCTGCTAGCTGGAATGGCGCTGGCGCTGGCCTGGCCCAACCTGCCAGACCTGAACGCCATGACGGACTATCGGCCGCGGGTGCCGCTGCGCGTCTATACGGCGGACCGCGTCCTGATCGGCGAATTCGGCGAAGAGCGCCGCAATGTGCTGCGCTTCAATGAAATCCCGGACGTCATGAAGTCCGCGGTGCTGGCGGCCGAAGACGACCGCTTCTACCAGCACGGCGGGATCGACTGGATGGGCGTGGCACGGGCGGGCCTGACCAACCTGATCAGCATGTCCAAGACGCAGGGCGCCAGCACGATCACGATGCAGGTCGCGCGCAACTTCTACCTGTCGTCGGAAAAGACCTATTCGCGCAAGTTCTATGAACTGCTGCTGACGTTCAAGATCGAGTCCGAGCTCACCAAGGACCAGATCCTTGAGCTCTACATGAACCAGATCTACCTGGGCCACCGCGCCTACGGCTTCGCGGCCGCCTCGCGCACGTACTTCGGCAAGCCCCTGTCGGAAGTGACCCCGGCCGAAGCGGCCATGCTGGCGGGCATTCCCAAGGCTCCGTCGCGATTCAACCCTATCGCCAACCGCCCCCGCGCCGAACTGCGCCAGCGTTACGTGCTGGGCCGCATGCAGTCGCTGGGCTACCTGACCGAGCCCGAATACAAGCAGGCGATGGCGCAGCAGATCGTCATGAAATCGGCGGAAGGCACGCCGGCGGGCGGCTATTCCATCCATGGCGAATACGTGTCCGAACTGGCTCGCCAGTTGCTGTTCAACGTGTACCAGGACAACGTCTACTCGCGCGGCATCAACATCTACACCACCGTCCAGTCCAAGGACCAGGAAGCGGCTTATCGCGCCGTGCGCGAGGGCGTGCTGGAATACACGCGCCGCGCGCCCTACCCCGGCCCCGAGGAACAGCTCGACCTGCCTCCGGGCACCGAGAACAACCCTGCGGCGCTGGACGAGTTCCTGGACGGCGTATTCGACAAATTCACCGACAGCGGCGACCTGCTGACCGCGCTGGTGCTGTCGGCCAGCCCCACGGAAGTGAAGCTGGCGCGCAGCTCGCGCGAGATCATCACCGTCACCGACAAGAAGGTGCTGGGCGTCGTCGCCCGCGCGCTCAACGACAAGGCCAAGCCCGAACAGCGCATCAAGCGCGGCTCCGTGGTCTACATCCGCAAGTTCGGCGACAACTGGGAAATCATCAACCTGCCCTCGGTGCAGGCGGCCTTCGTGGCGCTGTCGCCGCAGGATGGCGCCATCCGCGCCATGGTCGGCGGCTTCGACTTCTATCGCGGCAACTTCAACCGCGTGACGCAGGCCTGGCGCCAGCCCGGCTCGAACATCAAGCCTTTCATCTATGCCGCTTCCCTGGAACGCGGCCTGACTCCGGCCACGCAGATTTCGGACCAGCCCTTCGAACTGACCGCCGCGCAGACCGGCTCCAAAGCCTGGAACCCCAAGAACTACGGCAACCAGTACGAACCGATGCTGACGCTGCGCCAGGGCCTGTACAAGTCCAAGAACATGGTGTCGATCCGCATCCTGCAGGCCATCGGCCCGCAGTATGCGCAGGACTACCTGACCCGCTTCGGCTTCGACAAGGCCCGCCAGCCGGCCGTGCTGCCGCTGGCGCTGGGCGCGGGCTCGGTCACGCCGCTGCAGCTGGCCGGCGCGTTTTCGGTGTTCGCCAACGGCGGCTACCGCGTCACCCCGTATCTGATCGACCGCGTCACCGACAGCAACGGCAAGGTCATCATGCAATCCAAGCCGGTCCTGGCCGGCGACGCGGCAGCCCGCGCCATCGATCCGCGCACCGCCTGGGTCATGGACGACATCCTGCGCGGCGTGGCCACCTACGGCACCGCGGCGCGCGCCCGCGCCCTGCTCAAGCGCAACGACATCGCCGGCAAGACCGGCACCACCAACGAATCGGTGGACGCCTGGTTCTCGGGCTACACGCCCACGCTGGTCGCCACCTCATGGCTGGGCTTTGACCAGCCCAAGTCGCTGGGCTCGCGTGAAACCGGCGGCGGCGTGGCCATGCCGATCTGGGTCGACTACATGCAAGAGGTGCTCAAGGGCGTGCCCGAAGAGAAGCCTCGCGCGCGCCCCGAGGGCCTCATCGTGGAAAACGGCGAGTTCTACTTCTCGGAATTTCCGCCGGGACAGGCCGTGGCGCGCCTCGGGCTGGCAGAAGCCGACACGCTGGGCGAGTTCCTCAATGGCCTGAACGGCAGCACCGGCGAGGACACCCGGATCAAGGTTGCGCCGGGCGTGGGCACGCAGAACAACGCCCCCTGGTCGCAGAAGATCCCCTTCTGA
- the lysA gene encoding diaminopimelate decarboxylase — protein sequence MTPPFPTPPELAGHPYFQYRNNVLYAEDVPLDHLAERLGTPLYVYSRAALKAAWQSYLSAVGQRQVLVCYGMKANSNLAVLKEFARMGAGFDIVSGGELKRALTAGADPSRIVFSGVGKQAWEMRDALAARVKCFNVESVDELHRLSDVALHMGVRAPVSLRVNPDVDAQTHPYISTGLKENKFGIAIDSALDAYRCAQSLRGLDVVGVDCHIGSQLTDISPYFDALEKLLDLIEKLDQDGIKIAHLDLGGGLGIRYTDETPPSPRALLDRVFERLNARGQGHLQLVLEPGRSLVGNAGVLLTTVQYLKHAEARNFAIVDGAMNDLLRPALYDAFHGVQPLHPRAGDATEYDIVGPVCETADWLARKRLLAIRQGDVLAVESAGAYSMAMASNYNTRGRPAEVMVDGDRYYVVRQRETLADLLRGESMLP from the coding sequence ATGACGCCCCCGTTCCCAACCCCGCCCGAATTGGCCGGCCACCCGTACTTCCAGTACCGCAACAATGTGTTGTACGCGGAAGACGTGCCGCTTGACCATCTGGCCGAACGGCTGGGAACTCCGCTATACGTCTATTCCCGCGCGGCCCTCAAAGCCGCGTGGCAGTCATACCTCAGCGCTGTCGGACAGCGCCAGGTGCTGGTGTGCTACGGCATGAAGGCCAATTCCAACCTGGCCGTCCTGAAGGAATTCGCGCGCATGGGCGCGGGTTTCGATATTGTTTCCGGTGGTGAACTCAAGCGCGCCCTGACCGCCGGGGCGGACCCGTCCAGGATCGTGTTTTCGGGCGTGGGCAAACAGGCCTGGGAAATGCGCGATGCGCTGGCCGCCCGCGTAAAGTGCTTCAACGTGGAATCCGTGGACGAACTACACCGTTTGTCCGACGTTGCGCTGCACATGGGCGTGCGCGCCCCGGTTTCGCTGCGCGTGAACCCGGACGTCGACGCGCAGACCCATCCGTACATTTCCACCGGCCTGAAGGAAAACAAGTTCGGCATCGCCATCGATTCGGCGCTGGACGCCTACCGCTGTGCCCAATCGCTGCGCGGCCTGGACGTGGTGGGCGTCGATTGCCACATCGGCTCCCAGCTCACCGACATCAGTCCCTATTTCGATGCGCTTGAGAAACTGCTGGACCTGATTGAAAAGCTGGATCAGGACGGCATCAAGATCGCGCACCTGGACCTGGGCGGCGGACTGGGCATCCGCTACACGGACGAAACGCCACCTTCTCCCCGAGCCTTGCTGGACCGGGTGTTCGAACGCCTGAACGCTCGCGGCCAGGGGCATCTGCAACTGGTGCTGGAACCCGGCCGCTCGCTCGTCGGCAATGCCGGCGTCCTGCTGACAACCGTCCAGTACCTGAAGCACGCGGAAGCGCGCAACTTCGCCATCGTCGACGGGGCCATGAACGACCTGCTGCGCCCGGCCCTGTACGACGCGTTTCACGGCGTGCAGCCCCTGCATCCGCGCGCGGGCGACGCGACCGAATACGACATCGTCGGCCCGGTCTGCGAAACCGCCGACTGGCTGGCCAGAAAGCGCCTGCTTGCCATCCGCCAGGGCGACGTGCTGGCGGTGGAATCGGCCGGCGCCTACTCCATGGCCATGGCCAGCAACTACAACACGCGCGGCCGCCCGGCTGAAGTCATGGTCGATGGCGACCGCTACTATGTGGTGCGTCAGCGCGAAACCCTGGCCGATCTGCTCAGGGGCGAGTCCATGCTGCCCTGA
- the lptM gene encoding LPS translocon maturation chaperone LptM — protein MLSSTWSINARNSVSVIIEPARITEFPVFQLAFSRMALRIVATLVATGMVAACGYKGPLYMPTPDGKPPSRTQPNPPVAIPPAPTLP, from the coding sequence ATGCTGTCCAGCACCTGGTCGATCAACGCAAGAAATTCGGTTTCGGTCATAATCGAGCCTGCAAGAATTACGGAGTTTCCAGTGTTCCAATTGGCATTCAGCCGCATGGCTCTTCGCATTGTAGCCACGCTGGTGGCAACCGGCATGGTTGCCGCCTGCGGGTACAAGGGGCCGTTGTACATGCCGACCCCGGACGGCAAGCCGCCCTCGCGGACGCAGCCGAACCCGCCGGTGGCGATCCCGCCCGCCCCCACCCTCCCATGA
- the ccsB gene encoding c-type cytochrome biogenesis protein CcsB gives MSTTTTTHPSSPETLWQDGMSETGDNRAQRGKPDWTDIVFFLLLAVGAGFALIRHGNAMDYYEKIILCGTVPVLAWMGWLWRPLRHLMIACAIAAGLALALYGNDLARAEQVFFLKYLFSSQSAILWMSALFALAMVCYWIGVFSPTAAWLGTALTWGAVFAGVTGLLVRWREGHLMGPDLGHIPVSNLYEVFVLFSLVTALFYLYYERKYATRALGGFVLLVVTSAVVFLLWYSFTRDAGQIQPLVPALKSWWMKLHVPANFIGYGTFSLAAMVGFAYLIKQHGQTTSWLKLAPLFILGVLLCAEPMVFRTDGLSATWMLYFGVGAVIVGAILLGRRRIADALPSLEVLDDIMYRAIAIGFAFFTVATILGALWAADAWGAYWQWDPKETWALIVWLNYAAWLHMRLLKGLRGTMAAYWALMGLLITGFAFLGVNMFLSGLHSYGQL, from the coding sequence ATGTCCACTACGACCACCACGCATCCCTCGTCGCCTGAAACGCTCTGGCAGGACGGCATGTCCGAAACCGGGGACAACCGCGCGCAGCGCGGCAAGCCCGACTGGACCGATATCGTCTTCTTCCTGCTGCTGGCGGTGGGCGCCGGTTTCGCGCTGATCCGCCACGGCAACGCGATGGACTACTACGAGAAGATCATCCTGTGCGGCACGGTGCCCGTGCTGGCCTGGATGGGCTGGCTGTGGCGCCCCTTGCGCCACCTGATGATCGCCTGTGCGATCGCGGCGGGGCTGGCATTGGCGCTGTACGGCAATGACCTGGCCCGCGCCGAGCAGGTCTTCTTCCTGAAGTACCTGTTCTCTTCGCAATCCGCCATTCTCTGGATGAGCGCGCTGTTCGCGCTGGCCATGGTCTGCTACTGGATCGGCGTCTTCAGCCCCACGGCCGCGTGGCTGGGCACGGCGTTGACCTGGGGGGCGGTGTTCGCCGGCGTCACGGGCCTGCTGGTGCGCTGGCGCGAAGGCCATCTGATGGGACCTGACCTGGGCCATATCCCGGTCAGCAACCTGTATGAAGTGTTCGTGCTGTTTTCTCTGGTCACGGCGCTGTTCTACCTGTATTACGAACGCAAGTACGCCACGCGCGCGCTTGGTGGCTTCGTGCTGCTGGTGGTGACCTCGGCCGTCGTGTTCCTGCTCTGGTATTCGTTCACGCGCGACGCGGGTCAGATCCAGCCGCTGGTGCCGGCGTTGAAGAGCTGGTGGATGAAGCTGCATGTGCCCGCCAATTTCATAGGCTACGGCACGTTCTCGCTTGCCGCCATGGTGGGCTTTGCCTACCTGATCAAGCAGCATGGGCAGACCACGTCCTGGCTCAAGCTTGCGCCGTTGTTCATCCTGGGCGTGCTGCTGTGCGCCGAGCCGATGGTGTTCCGCACCGATGGCCTGTCGGCCACCTGGATGCTGTATTTCGGCGTGGGCGCCGTGATCGTGGGCGCCATCCTGCTGGGACGCCGCCGCATCGCCGACGCGTTGCCGTCGCTGGAAGTGCTGGACGACATCATGTATCGCGCCATCGCGATCGGCTTCGCCTTCTTCACGGTGGCCACCATCCTGGGTGCGCTGTGGGCGGCGGACGCCTGGGGCGCGTACTGGCAGTGGGACCCCAAGGAAACCTGGGCGCTGATCGTCTGGCTGAACTACGCGGCATGGCTGCACATGCGCCTGCTCAAGGGCCTGCGCGGCACCATGGCGGCCTACTGGGCGCTGATGGGCCTCCTGATCACCGGCTTCGCCTTCCTGGGCGTGAACATGTTCCTGTCCGGCCTGCATTCCTACGGGCAGCTGTAA
- a CDS encoding deoxyguanosinetriphosphate triphosphohydrolase translates to MNELASYASDPSKSRGRAYAEPPPENRTEFQRDRDRIVHSGAFRRLEYKTQVFVNHEGDLFRTRLTHSLEVAQIARTLARSMGLSEDLTEAISLAHDLGHTPFGHAGQDELNACMRELAPEAGGFEHNLQSLRVVDELEERYADFNGLNLCFETREGILKHCSAAHARQLGDVGERFLSRTQPSLEAQLANLADEVAYNNHDIDDGLRSGLITLEQLKEVSIFERHHALVLDRYPGLAPRRAVAETIRRMINTLIVDLTRTSLARIRDAAPASADDVRRAPPLAGFSDEIRGEADMLKKFLFDNLYRHYRVLRMTTKARRIVHELFAAFLDDPRLLPPDYRRGAFNEQARAIADYIAGMTDRYAIREHKRLFDMA, encoded by the coding sequence ATGAATGAACTGGCTTCCTATGCATCCGACCCGTCCAAATCGCGCGGTCGGGCTTACGCCGAGCCGCCGCCGGAGAATCGGACGGAGTTTCAGCGCGATCGCGACCGCATCGTCCATTCCGGCGCTTTCCGGCGCCTGGAATACAAGACGCAGGTTTTTGTGAACCACGAAGGCGACCTGTTCCGCACCCGCCTGACCCACAGCCTGGAAGTGGCGCAGATCGCGCGCACGCTGGCGCGCAGCATGGGGCTGTCGGAAGACCTGACCGAAGCCATCTCGCTGGCGCACGATCTGGGCCACACGCCTTTCGGCCATGCCGGGCAGGATGAACTGAACGCCTGCATGCGCGAACTGGCGCCGGAGGCGGGCGGCTTCGAGCACAATCTGCAAAGCCTGCGCGTGGTCGACGAGCTTGAGGAACGCTATGCGGACTTCAACGGCTTGAACCTGTGTTTTGAAACGCGGGAAGGCATACTGAAGCATTGCTCAGCCGCGCACGCCCGCCAGCTGGGGGATGTGGGAGAACGCTTCCTGAGCCGCACGCAGCCATCGCTGGAAGCGCAGCTGGCCAACCTGGCTGACGAAGTCGCCTATAACAACCACGACATCGACGACGGCCTGCGGTCCGGGCTGATCACGCTGGAGCAGTTGAAAGAGGTGTCCATCTTCGAGCGCCATCATGCCCTGGTGCTGGACCGCTATCCGGGCCTGGCGCCGCGCCGCGCGGTGGCCGAAACCATACGCCGCATGATCAACACGCTGATCGTCGACCTGACGCGGACCTCGCTTGCGCGCATTCGCGACGCGGCGCCGGCCAGCGCGGACGACGTGCGCCGGGCGCCGCCGCTGGCGGGATTCTCCGATGAGATCCGCGGCGAAGCGGACATGCTGAAGAAATTCCTGTTCGACAATCTCTACCGGCATTACCGCGTGCTGCGCATGACCACCAAGGCCAGGCGCATCGTGCATGAGCTGTTCGCGGCCTTTCTGGACGATCCGCGGCTGCTGCCGCCCGATTACCGCCGCGGCGCGTTCAACGAGCAGGCTCGCGCCATCGCCGACTACATCGCCGGGATGACGGACCGCTACGCCATCCGCGAACACAAGCGGCTGTTCGACATGGCCTAG
- the aroB gene encoding 3-dehydroquinate synthase: MNVVDVDTPGGSYPIHIGPGRLDALDQCIPADATAIAVVTNPTVAALYGERAEAALARSGKRVLRIELPDGEAYKDWQSLNLIFDALLSHRLDRRCVLVALGGGVIGDMTGFAAAVYMRGVRFLQVPTTLLAQVDSSVGGKTAVNHPLGKNMIGAFHQPVAVEIDTEVLNTLPAREVSAGLAEVIKYGLILDPAFWNWCEENAQKLRALDHDAIAYAIRRSCELKAQVVGKDERESGLRAILNLGHTFGHAIESGLGYGAWLHGEAVGCGMVQAAELSADVAGFDRADVERVRALVKAIGCPAVAPDLGADRWLDLMQVDKKTEGGSIRYVLMTRIGEAMTRAAPDDAVRAVLARTTQ, encoded by the coding sequence ATGAACGTTGTTGACGTCGATACTCCGGGCGGGAGCTATCCGATCCATATCGGCCCAGGCCGCCTGGATGCCCTGGACCAGTGCATACCCGCGGACGCGACCGCGATCGCTGTCGTGACCAACCCTACGGTGGCGGCCCTGTACGGCGAGCGCGCCGAAGCCGCGCTGGCGCGCAGCGGCAAGCGGGTGCTGCGCATCGAATTGCCCGACGGCGAAGCCTACAAGGACTGGCAGTCGCTGAACCTGATCTTCGACGCCTTGCTGAGCCACCGCCTGGACCGCCGCTGCGTCCTGGTGGCCCTGGGCGGTGGCGTCATTGGCGACATGACGGGTTTTGCGGCCGCCGTGTACATGCGGGGCGTGCGCTTCCTGCAAGTGCCCACGACCTTGCTGGCGCAGGTGGATTCGTCGGTGGGCGGCAAGACGGCCGTCAACCATCCGCTGGGCAAGAACATGATCGGCGCCTTCCACCAGCCGGTGGCGGTGGAGATCGATACCGAGGTGCTGAACACCTTGCCGGCGCGCGAAGTGTCCGCGGGCCTGGCGGAAGTGATCAAGTACGGCCTGATCCTGGATCCGGCGTTCTGGAACTGGTGCGAGGAAAATGCGCAAAAGTTGCGCGCCCTGGACCACGACGCCATCGCCTATGCGATCCGCCGCTCGTGCGAGCTGAAGGCGCAGGTGGTGGGCAAGGACGAGCGCGAGTCCGGCCTGCGCGCCATCCTGAACCTGGGCCACACCTTTGGCCACGCCATCGAATCCGGCCTGGGCTATGGCGCCTGGCTGCACGGCGAGGCGGTGGGCTGCGGCATGGTCCAGGCGGCCGAGCTGTCCGCCGACGTGGCGGGCTTTGACCGCGCCGACGTTGAGCGCGTGCGTGCGCTGGTGAAGGCTATCGGCTGCCCGGCGGTGGCGCCCGACCTGGGGGCAGACCGCTGGCTGGATCTGATGCAGGTGGACAAGAAGACGGAAGGGGGCTCGATCCGCTACGTGCTCATGACGCGCATCGGCGAGGCCATGACCCGGGCGGCGCCGGACGACGCAGTGCGCGCCGTCCTGGCTCGGACCACACAGTAA